The following are encoded together in the Mammaliicoccus vitulinus genome:
- a CDS encoding inorganic phosphate transporter, whose amino-acid sequence MDSLLIITVAIVAFALIFDFINGFHDTANAIATAVSTKALKPRHAILLAAIMNFLGALMATGVAQTIAKDIVDPFKLENGSIVILAALISAIAWNLLTWYFGIPSSSSHALIGSIAGAAIASAGFGVLHYQGFSKIILALIASPILAFIVGFIVYSIFKVVFKNNNLTKTNRNFRFIQIGTAALQAFSHGTNDAQKAMGIITMALISANMQTTTDIELWVKISCATAMGLGTAVGGWKIIKTVGGNIMKIRPANGVAADLSSAFVIFGATFIHLPVSTTHVVSSSILGVGSSQRVKGVKWTTAQRMIITWIVTLPVSIILSFVIYHFCMLFV is encoded by the coding sequence ATGGATAGTTTACTCATTATTACCGTAGCTATTGTTGCATTTGCGTTAATTTTTGACTTTATTAATGGTTTCCATGATACAGCCAATGCAATCGCTACAGCAGTATCTACTAAAGCACTTAAACCAAGACATGCAATTTTATTAGCAGCAATCATGAACTTTCTTGGTGCATTAATGGCAACTGGTGTTGCTCAAACGATTGCAAAAGATATCGTAGATCCATTTAAATTAGAGAATGGTTCAATTGTTATTTTAGCAGCTTTAATTTCGGCAATAGCATGGAATCTTTTAACTTGGTACTTCGGGATTCCAAGTTCATCTTCACATGCATTAATAGGGTCGATTGCAGGAGCAGCTATCGCATCTGCAGGATTTGGTGTATTACATTACCAAGGATTTTCTAAAATTATATTAGCTTTAATTGCATCACCGATATTAGCTTTTATAGTTGGTTTTATAGTATATTCTATTTTCAAAGTAGTATTTAAAAATAATAATTTGACTAAAACAAATAGAAACTTTAGATTTATTCAAATTGGTACTGCTGCGTTACAAGCATTTTCTCACGGTACAAACGATGCTCAAAAAGCAATGGGTATTATTACGATGGCACTTATTTCAGCTAATATGCAAACAACAACAGATATTGAGCTATGGGTTAAAATAAGTTGTGCTACCGCAATGGGACTTGGAACAGCAGTAGGTGGATGGAAAATCATTAAAACTGTTGGTGGAAACATTATGAAAATACGTCCAGCTAACGGCGTAGCAGCAGACTTATCATCAGCATTCGTTATATTTGGTGCTACTTTCATACACTTACCAGTATCAACTACTCATGTTGTATCTTCATCTATATTAGGTGTAGGTTCATCACAACGCGTTAAAGGCGTTAAATGGACAACAGCACAAAGAATGATCATTACATGGATTGTAACTTTACCAGTTTCAATCATACTTTCATTTGTTATTTATCACTTTTGTATGTTATTTGTATAA
- a CDS encoding DUF47 domain-containing protein: MFNKKKDKFGIQLEAIAENLSRASVEFGEMDFDSDFDLKAYSDKIKAYESNGDDLMHQMITDLNQTFITPIEREDILELCDALDDVLDEMEETSAMFEMYSISYSDDYMAEFVKNIQAAVKEIEIAVTLVAEKKFSHIRVHSINIKEYETNCDSILRQSIKYIFNSETDPVTLIKIKDIYESLEDVADKCQLVANKLEQIIMKNS; encoded by the coding sequence ATGTTTAATAAGAAGAAGGATAAGTTTGGTATTCAGCTAGAAGCTATAGCTGAGAATTTAAGCCGCGCGTCAGTTGAATTTGGAGAAATGGATTTTGATTCAGATTTCGACTTAAAAGCTTATTCAGATAAAATAAAAGCCTATGAGTCTAATGGTGATGATCTTATGCACCAAATGATCACTGATTTAAATCAGACGTTCATCACACCAATTGAAAGAGAAGATATTTTAGAATTGTGTGACGCATTAGATGATGTATTAGATGAAATGGAAGAAACTTCAGCAATGTTTGAAATGTACTCTATCAGTTATTCAGATGATTACATGGCTGAATTCGTGAAAAACATCCAAGCAGCTGTAAAAGAAATTGAAATAGCTGTAACTTTAGTAGCTGAGAAGAAATTCTCACATATTCGTGTGCATTCTATTAACATTAAAGAATATGAAACGAATTGTGATAGCATTTTAAGACAATCTATCAAATATATTTTCAATAGCGAAACAGACCCAGTAACTTTAATTAAAATTAAAGATATTTATGAATCTTTAGAAGATGTAGCAGATAAATGTCAATTAGTAGCAAATAAATTAGAACAAATTATTATGAAAAATAGCTAA
- a CDS encoding sensor histidine kinase, translating into MIKYFVRERLTWILFFMLMQLIIILTSWLDVAFSTKSALYLIGINVILFGVFLWLIYTRETRFYDALKKDVPIKEIEHKELNQSAYEKIIFDYIQNYDESTRRTIHDQNKEIQLTKNDLLDWIHEVKTPITAMKLLLDQIEEAELKQDLLYEWSRIDYLLDQQLYIRRLSSKSNDFYFGHYSLKDMVISEIQHTRNISMAKRIGYDIQIDQEKVYTDEKWCRTIIRQIISNALKYTENSEITISTFEQNNQMHLKIQDTGRGIKSRDIPRIFERGFTSTTNRRESTATGMGLYLVKEIADGLSIKVNIQSTYGEGTTVLLIFPHPNHFTALEQSSDNNVTSNLKMCDDSKELN; encoded by the coding sequence ATGATAAAATATTTTGTTAGGGAAAGATTGACATGGATATTATTTTTTATGCTTATGCAGCTTATTATAATCTTAACAAGTTGGTTAGATGTAGCATTTTCAACCAAAAGTGCGCTGTACTTAATAGGTATAAACGTTATTTTATTTGGCGTATTTTTATGGCTAATTTATACGAGAGAAACTCGTTTTTATGATGCTTTAAAGAAAGATGTTCCAATAAAAGAAATTGAGCATAAAGAGTTGAATCAATCTGCATATGAAAAAATAATTTTTGATTATATCCAAAACTATGATGAAAGTACAAGACGTACAATTCACGATCAAAATAAAGAAATTCAGCTGACTAAAAATGACTTGTTGGATTGGATACATGAAGTAAAGACACCTATAACAGCAATGAAATTGTTATTAGATCAAATAGAAGAAGCGGAATTAAAGCAAGATTTATTATATGAGTGGAGTCGAATAGACTATTTGCTTGATCAACAACTTTATATTAGAAGATTATCTTCAAAAAGTAATGATTTTTATTTTGGTCATTATTCTTTAAAAGATATGGTTATTAGTGAAATTCAGCATACACGTAATATTAGTATGGCTAAAAGGATAGGCTATGATATTCAAATCGATCAGGAAAAAGTTTATACAGATGAAAAATGGTGTCGTACCATCATTAGACAAATTATAAGTAACGCATTGAAATATACAGAAAATAGTGAGATCACCATTTCCACTTTCGAACAAAATAATCAAATGCATTTGAAGATTCAAGATACTGGTAGAGGGATAAAGTCACGAGATATACCACGTATATTTGAAAGAGGGTTTACTTCTACTACAAATAGACGAGAGTCAACAGCCACAGGAATGGGGCTTTATTTGGTGAAAGAAATTGCTGATGGCTTAAGCATTAAAGTAAATATTCAATCTACATATGGAGAAGGTACAACAGTATTGCTCATCTTCCCTCATCCTAATCATTTTACAGCGCTTGAACAATCAAGTGACAATAATGTCACTTCAAACCTTAAAATGTGCGATGATTCGAAGGAACTTAACTAA
- a CDS encoding ABC transporter ATP-binding protein, translating into MSILKTEQLVKVYGSKKNQQEVLKQIDMTVEKGEFISIMGASGSGKTTLLNVLSSIDYATNGQIEINGHQLQNMNNRQMSNFRKKELGFIFQEYNLLNTLTVQENIMLPLTIQNISKKEAQIRYEEISKALGILDIQHKYPSEISGGQKQRTSAARAFIGQPSIIFADEPTGALDSKSASDLLNKLNQMNQTTQSTIIMVTHDSAAASYSNRVIFLKDGKIYSELYKGDDDRETFYKEIIKTQSVLGGVVNEL; encoded by the coding sequence ATGAGTATTTTAAAAACTGAACAACTGGTAAAAGTTTATGGTTCTAAAAAAAATCAACAAGAAGTATTAAAACAAATAGATATGACGGTAGAAAAAGGTGAATTCATTAGCATTATGGGGGCATCAGGTTCTGGTAAAACAACGCTTTTAAATGTTTTGAGTTCAATTGATTATGCTACGAACGGTCAAATTGAAATTAATGGACATCAATTACAAAACATGAATAATAGACAAATGTCTAACTTTAGAAAAAAAGAATTAGGCTTTATATTTCAAGAGTATAATTTGCTGAATACGCTCACTGTTCAAGAAAATATTATGTTGCCTTTGACGATTCAAAACATTTCAAAAAAAGAAGCGCAAATAAGATATGAAGAAATAAGTAAAGCATTAGGTATTCTAGATATTCAACATAAATATCCAAGTGAGATTTCAGGTGGTCAAAAGCAAAGAACATCTGCAGCAAGGGCATTTATAGGACAACCATCTATTATATTTGCCGATGAACCAACTGGTGCTTTAGATTCTAAATCCGCATCTGACTTATTAAATAAGTTAAATCAAATGAATCAGACGACGCAATCTACAATCATAATGGTTACACATGATTCCGCAGCGGCAAGTTATTCAAATCGCGTTATTTTCTTGAAAGATGGTAAAATCTATTCTGAACTTTATAAAGGAGACGATGATAGAGAGACATTTTATAAGGAAATCATCAAAACACAAAGCGTGTTAGGTGGTGTTGTAAATGAGCTTTAA
- a CDS encoding ABC transporter permease — translation MSFNHIIIKNLRRNIRHYSMYVFSITMSVMLFFGFVTLKHSEDLKGLQSGVKLGVGIQIGVTILTIIIVVFLLYANKLFIKRRSREIGLYQLIGMTKREVFKIFALENFILFAITAVLGSILGFFSSKILLMILYKIIDVQQEAHLNFSIEAFIQTVVLMVGIYMIISLQNIVFIKRKTILALMNEYNVTDTKIKKIKLYELIFGAIGILMIIGGYYLSSVIFDNLKGNAMMGLYLRMITVLFLTIVGAYLLFRCSISLIFNTIRKYKKGMLSVTDVVSTSSIMHKMKTNALSLTIIAIVSAMSVGLLALSYVSYYNAAETARNTAPDDYIFINKDANNQFKKALNDNNIKFKENNYHVTRYEIDDTKVFAYDDELTSTSSQFPSTIAKSSEFKDLNLQDNEVAIVGYSDILDKMITVHDDENISYKLNDQTKQLKVKSISKETYLSTNISYNAPVYVVSDHTFDQMKQHEAKNDNHNEQYGINLSDEKDVHKAEQIFSKQVKSNESSLSYQQIYKDSKSSLGVMLFILGFLGIAFLLSTGCIIYIKQIDETEDETSNYVILRKLGYTSKDMSKGIALKIGFNFALPLIIGLSHGYFAAKSAWFFMGQSFYTPVLIVMSLYSLIYILFAILAYVHSKQVIQRVL, via the coding sequence ATGAGCTTTAATCACATCATTATTAAAAACTTAAGACGTAACATCCGTCATTATAGTATGTATGTCTTTTCAATTACGATGAGTGTCATGCTGTTTTTCGGGTTTGTTACTTTGAAGCATTCAGAAGATTTGAAGGGTCTACAATCTGGCGTTAAGCTAGGAGTGGGTATTCAAATAGGTGTCACAATATTAACGATTATTATCGTCGTATTCTTGCTTTATGCAAACAAACTTTTTATTAAAAGAAGATCAAGAGAAATAGGGTTATACCAGTTAATCGGTATGACAAAACGAGAAGTCTTCAAAATATTTGCTTTAGAAAACTTTATCTTATTTGCAATAACTGCTGTGCTAGGTTCCATTCTAGGCTTTTTCTCTTCGAAAATATTATTAATGATTTTGTATAAGATTATAGATGTTCAGCAAGAAGCGCATTTAAATTTTAGTATAGAAGCCTTTATTCAAACAGTCGTTTTAATGGTTGGCATTTATATGATCATATCTCTTCAAAATATTGTGTTTATTAAGAGAAAAACGATTCTAGCACTTATGAATGAATATAATGTTACAGATACAAAAATTAAAAAAATTAAGTTATATGAATTAATTTTTGGTGCAATTGGCATTTTGATGATTATCGGAGGGTACTATTTATCTAGTGTAATATTTGATAATCTTAAAGGAAATGCCATGATGGGTCTTTATTTAAGAATGATCACTGTATTGTTCTTAACGATCGTTGGGGCGTATCTATTATTTAGGTGTTCAATATCACTTATATTCAACACCATTCGTAAATATAAAAAAGGTATGCTTAGTGTAACAGACGTCGTTTCAACATCATCTATCATGCATAAGATGAAAACTAATGCTTTATCGCTTACAATAATTGCAATTGTTTCAGCTATGTCAGTGGGTCTTTTAGCATTAAGTTATGTCTCATATTACAATGCAGCAGAAACTGCTCGGAATACTGCACCTGATGATTATATTTTTATAAACAAAGATGCAAATAATCAATTCAAAAAAGCGCTAAATGACAATAATATCAAGTTCAAGGAAAATAATTATCATGTGACGCGCTATGAGATTGATGATACTAAAGTGTTCGCATATGATGATGAACTGACTAGTACATCATCTCAATTTCCTTCAACAATTGCTAAATCATCAGAATTTAAAGATTTGAATTTACAAGATAACGAAGTTGCTATAGTAGGTTATAGTGATATTCTTGATAAAATGATTACAGTTCATGATGATGAAAACATATCATATAAATTAAATGATCAAACTAAGCAGCTTAAAGTGAAGTCCATTAGTAAAGAAACTTATTTATCAACTAATATTTCATATAATGCGCCTGTTTATGTTGTTTCAGATCATACATTTGATCAAATGAAACAGCATGAAGCGAAAAATGATAATCATAATGAACAGTATGGCATTAATTTAAGTGACGAAAAAGACGTTCATAAAGCAGAACAAATCTTTAGTAAACAAGTAAAGTCAAATGAATCATCGCTTTCATATCAACAGATATATAAGGACTCTAAAAGTAGTCTTGGCGTCATGTTATTTATTCTCGGATTTTTAGGCATCGCATTTCTACTATCAACTGGCTGTATCATTTACATTAAGCAAATTGATGAAACAGAAGATGAGACTTCAAACTATGTTATATTAAGAAAATTAGGTTATACATCTAAAGATATGTCTAAAGGAATTGCATTGAAAATTGGATTTAATTTTGCATTACCATTAATTATTGGATTGAGTCACGGGTATTTCGCAGCTAAATCAGCGTGGTTCTTCATGGGACAATCATTCTACACACCAGTACTTATTGTCATGTCGCTATATTCTTTAATTTATATATTATTTGCAATATTAGCTTATGTACATTCTAAACAAGTTATCCAACGCGTATTATAA